The Candidatus Liberibacter solanacearum CLso-ZC1 genomic interval ATAACTGCTACGCTTATATTGAAAATCTAAATAGTAAGCATGTTCCCATACATCTATACCAAGGATAGGTGTTGCTCCATTGATAAGAGGATTTTCGGCATTTTGGGTTTTCGATATTTCTAATTTTCCATTTTTAACAGATAACCATGTCCAGCCAGATGCAAACTGTGTACAAGCGGCTGTGATAAAATCAGATTTAAATTTCTCGTAGCTTCCAAAATTAGAATTGATAGCATCACTCAGGACTTGAGGTATTTTTTCTCCTCCGCCATTTTTTTTCATACATAACCAAAAAAGATTGTGATTATAGTATTGGGATGCGTTGTTAAAGAGTCCAGCATTAGAACCATATGATTTTATTATGATCTCTTCAAGTGGTGAATGTAACATTTCGGCATCGGACGCAAGTTTCAACGCATTGTCAGCATAAGTCTTATGATGCACACCATGGTGGTATTTAAGAGTTTCTGGTGACATATACGGAGAAAGAGCATCGTAATCATAGGGTAGATTTGGCAATTCAAAGGCCATACATTTTTACTCCAGTTTATCTACTATTCAAAAACAATAACAGAGAGGATTTTGGTATATGGTATCAAATAATTATTTTTCAAATTTAAAACAATTCTGAAAAATAAAAATATCATTGTTCGTAGATTACCATAACAATATAGTGTAAGATTACTAGATGCAGGATTATAAAGCAAGATCAAAATCAGAAGAAAGGCTATTAAAGCTATCCATTGGTGTCACGATTCTCATGGCATCAGCGAATTTGATTGTTGGGATCATTACAGATTCTTCGTCGATTGTTTTTGATGGCTTTTATTCATATCTAGATGCGGGGATGACAACGCTATCTTTATTAGTTGTCAGGCTCATATCGCGGGATACTTTAGAAGTAGATAACGGTGAGAGAAAAAGATATTTCCAATTTGGTTTTTGGCATTTTGAGCCGATGGTTTTGGCTTTTAATTCTATTGTTTTAATTTGTGTAACGTTTTATGAATTCATTATTTCTATTTTGAACATCATTTCTGGTGGGCATAATATTGATTTTGAAAAAGCTGTCCTTTACTCTATTGTGGCATCAATTATCTGTTTTATTATGGGACTATATGAACGGCGATGTAATAAACATATAAAATCTGATTTTATAGCACTAGATGCTAAGGCTTGGATTGTTGCAGGATTGCTCTTATTGGCTATTGTCTTCGCTTTTATATGCGGAATATTGCTCAAAAGTAGCGCATATCATTGGATCGTTTTTTATGTTGATTCAATTGTTTTAATGGGGATTTGTTTGTTTATTATCCCATCGGCGATTTATACGATGAAGTGTGCGACATTTGAAATATTTCAGATGACTCCGCCCGAACTTGATTTGCAAGTGAGAGAGGTTCTTTATCCGATTGTCATTCGCCATGGATTTCTTGATTTTTATACATATGTTACCAAGACTGGTCGTGCTCGCGTTATAGAAATATATTTGATTGTTCCCTTGCATTATCCAATTAAGCGAATTTCATCTCTTGATGCAATAAGATATGAAATAGGAGAGGCTATTGGTGGCTTGGGAGAGGAAAGATGGCTTACAATTTCATTTACATCGCAAAAAAGGTGGGCAATTTAGCGGTTTGCAGGATGTTTCTTCGAAAAATTTACCATTTTTTTAAAAATCTTAGGCAGGCATTCTAAAGCTTTAAATTAATCTGCTTCATCCTTTGATAATGGTATGTGCCAAAGATATTCCTATACTATAATTATTTTCTCTATTGTCTGAGTAATGCTTATATTTATTCTATCTATTGCATTTCTATTTCTTATCTCAGTAAGTGAAAAGCGCATATTAACAATTGGGAGAAGGACTCCGTGCTTTTGCAAGCGTGTTGATTAAGAAGAGTGAGCGTTCTTCTTATGAATGCAAAAGATGGGTCTTTGTCGCTAGAAAGAGGAGTGGTGCGGAATTGTCCGCTTGGTCTTAATAGGGCGAAGTTTTTAGCTTTTTTTGTGTGGAGGGGATTATCGCCAACAAAAAGGAATAGAAGAGATTTTTAATCTTCTCAACACTTCAAAAGGTCTTGCTTCATTTATTAAAACGAGCGGTGCAATAACCGCTTCCCTTTCTGCCATCATCTACGCACTCTATAATCTCAAGAATTGGATTAAAGGATGATGGAGTCGTTTCTTGCAGGGTGGCCTATTTAGTGCTCTTCGTTTTTTTCCATCTGTATTTGATGGTGTATTAGAATATCTGATGCAAAAACAATCGATTGAATACGATAAAATGAAGCCTGAGCAAACCAGGATTCAAAGTGCTACTTAGCTAGATCTTGCAGATATTAAATTGGGGATTGAAGAACTTAAAGTCGATCAGCCAATCAGATTAGCAAGAATAAAAGCTCAAAAGGTCAAGAGTGGTGTTAAATGGATTGATGGCTTTAACGCCTTAATCCGTCCTCTCACAACCTTTTTTTGGATTATTGTTTTCCGTTATTGGTCTGGTGGAGTGTGAAAGGGGGCATCTTTGACAGAAGCCCCCTTTCGATCCTAAGCCCATTTGAACAAGATATTATAGCTTGTATCCTAGGTTTCTGGTGCACAGATAAAATTGTGCAGAAGAAACGGGGTTAGTTAGCTTTAGTCACTGAATTACCAGTTATTGCAGCTATTTCAGGTGATGTATCATCATCTTCTTCTTTAGCTACTCCAACTAGTTTAGGTGCTTCAGCTGGTTTAGCTTTAGCTTCGTCAGCTATTCTTTTTTCTTCAGCTTTTCTTTTTTCTTCAGCTTTTCTTGCATCATCAGCTGCTTTAGCTTCGTCAGCTATTCTTTTTTCTTCAGCTTTTCTTTGTTTCTTCAGCTTTTCTTGCATCATCAGCTGCTTTAGATTCTCCAGCTGGTTTAGCTGCTTTAGCTACTTCAGCTACTTTATTTGCCGATTCTACTGCTTTAGATTTCGTCTTATTACAACCACCTAAGGAAATGGCTGTTGATAGCATTGCAACTGTAGAAATTAAACTTAGCTTTTTCATATTTATGTTGTTTCCTAATATACGCAACATCGTTGTTCGTATTTTAATCTAATTTAATGTAAATATATATTAGCTAACACCTATAAACCTATAAATTGCGCGAGTCAATACCAGATTACATCTTTTAATTGATTTGGTTAAGGGATTTGAAGGCTTAAGACTGAACGCCTATCGATGTCCCGCTGTCATTTGGACTATCGGTTATGGACATACTGGATCTGATGTTTTTGAGAAACTGAACAATAAGTAGATGATTTTCTTAAATGGGATGTTTCGAAGTGCTTAAGCCAAGTATTTACCGTTTCTCCGATTCTTATTCATGCTGGTGAAAACCGCATATCAGCAATTGGAGATTTTGTTTTTAATCTTGGAATAAGAAGATATCGAGCTAGCACTTTGAGATGGAGAAAGAACTAGAAGAATTTGA includes:
- a CDS encoding small effector proten, producing MKKLSLISTVAMLSTAISLGGCNKTKSKAVESANKVAEVAKAAKPAGESKAADDARKAEETKKS
- a CDS encoding superoxide dismutase, which codes for MAFELPNLPYDYDALSPYMSPETLKYHHGVHHKTYADNALKLASDAEMLHSPLEEIIIKSYGSNAGLFNNASQYYNHNLFWLCMKKNGGGEKIPQVLSDAINSNFGSYEKFKSDFITAACTQFASGWTWLSVKNGKLEISKTQNAENPLINGATPILGIDVWEHAYYLDFQYKRSSYVENFVSHLINWEYVHERYESTILTQKSSL
- a CDS encoding cation diffusion facilitator family transporter, giving the protein MQDYKARSKSEERLLKLSIGVTILMASANLIVGIITDSSSIVFDGFYSYLDAGMTTLSLLVVRLISRDTLEVDNGERKRYFQFGFWHFEPMVLAFNSIVLICVTFYEFIISILNIISGGHNIDFEKAVLYSIVASIICFIMGLYERRCNKHIKSDFIALDAKAWIVAGLLLLAIVFAFICGILLKSSAYHWIVFYVDSIVLMGICLFIIPSAIYTMKCATFEIFQMTPPELDLQVREVLYPIVIRHGFLDFYTYVTKTGRARVIEIYLIVPLHYPIKRISSLDAIRYEIGEAIGGLGEERWLTISFTSQKRWAI
- a CDS encoding glycoside hydrolase family protein, whose protein sequence is MVKGFEGLRLNAYRCPAVIWTIGYGHTGSDVFEKLNNK